From the genome of Brevibacterium sp. JSBI002, one region includes:
- a CDS encoding BMP family ABC transporter substrate-binding protein — protein MSLRTRSPSIAAIAAVGSLVLTGCSVTTPEAVEEERLGCLVSAPAGFDDHSAGALTLEETELARGAGVFSGTSSQRVSGGSATSAALDRMHGQDCALTAVIGPGGADELSTFAAAHPDDLFLGVSSGTDDLPKNVLSMDFDLVPPAFIAGYTAATASETGKVGVVVARGFPQSERLLRAFDAGVDLYNKEKDEDLPKAESYRPSSGGAASANGVPRAIDDTRDAGKDYFEQSFDADVDVLVPFGSAAATGVITAADEKRMKMNTVTEVDEDEKAPRPKIVWYGTAGGFSKAIVATVEPNVRRGLRTMFPDWPQSKNPDEVAPAPKTEPEEIGGFRVADRHYWGTLDNGGVRIVAEDGFLSRVSDAGRGITDLRERIKSGEIDPAKG, from the coding sequence ATGAGTCTCCGCACCCGCAGCCCCTCCATCGCCGCCATCGCCGCGGTAGGTTCCCTGGTGCTGACCGGGTGCTCCGTCACGACTCCTGAAGCCGTCGAAGAGGAACGGCTCGGTTGCCTCGTCTCAGCTCCGGCCGGCTTCGACGATCACTCGGCCGGTGCCCTCACTCTCGAGGAAACGGAGCTGGCCCGCGGGGCCGGGGTCTTCTCGGGTACCTCGAGTCAACGTGTCTCGGGTGGGTCGGCCACCTCGGCTGCATTGGATCGCATGCACGGTCAGGACTGTGCACTGACCGCGGTCATCGGCCCCGGGGGAGCGGACGAACTGAGCACCTTCGCGGCGGCTCACCCCGATGATCTGTTCCTCGGGGTCTCCAGCGGTACCGACGATCTGCCGAAGAACGTGCTGAGCATGGATTTCGACCTGGTCCCTCCGGCGTTCATCGCCGGGTACACCGCGGCCACCGCCTCGGAGACGGGGAAGGTCGGCGTCGTCGTCGCCCGCGGCTTCCCACAGTCGGAGCGCCTCCTGCGTGCCTTCGACGCCGGCGTCGATCTGTACAACAAGGAGAAGGACGAGGACCTGCCGAAGGCGGAGTCCTACCGTCCCTCCTCGGGCGGGGCCGCCTCGGCGAACGGTGTGCCTCGGGCGATCGACGATACCCGCGATGCAGGGAAGGACTACTTCGAACAGTCCTTCGACGCCGATGTCGACGTGCTCGTCCCCTTCGGTTCGGCGGCCGCGACGGGCGTGATCACCGCAGCCGATGAGAAGCGGATGAAGATGAACACCGTCACCGAAGTCGACGAGGACGAGAAGGCGCCGCGGCCGAAGATCGTCTGGTACGGCACGGCGGGCGGATTCTCCAAGGCGATCGTGGCCACCGTGGAGCCGAACGTGCGCCGCGGACTGCGCACGATGTTCCCCGACTGGCCGCAGAGCAAGAACCCCGACGAGGTGGCCCCCGCCCCGAAGACGGAGCCCGAGGAGATCGGCGGCTTCCGCGTCGCCGACCGCCACTATTGGGGCACCCTCGACAACGGGGGAGTGCGCATCGTCGCCGAGGACGGTTTCCTCTCCCGTGTCTCCGACGCCGGACGCGGGATCACGGACCTGCGCGAGCGGATCAAGAGCGGGGAGATCGACCCGGCGAAAGGATGA
- a CDS encoding amidohydrolase: MISSTIAEIGAELIDFRRDIHAHPELSFQEFETTDKIVARLEAAGLRPQRLDGTGVVCEVGEGPVAVGLRADIDALPVDDLIDEEFRSTVPGVAHACGHDVHLTSLIGAGIALQKIHESRPGGLGGRVRLIFQPGEEVTPGGALRVISQGVLDDVPEVYAVHCDPNVDIGKVGSRIGAITAAGDTVIIRLSGHGGHTSRPHLTEDLVYALGKLATDLPSTLGRLIDPRHAISLVWGEISAGHAANVVPSEGILRGTLRCLDVDGWNQVAEVLPELVDRIAGPYGVEVDLEHRRGVPPVVNTEDQVTLIESAVRGELGENSVQLTPQSMGGEDFAWYLTHCPGALIRLGTRTPGGITYDIHQGDLLIDERAVEIAARVFTATALKVLDRGW, encoded by the coding sequence GTGATCAGCTCGACAATCGCTGAGATCGGTGCAGAACTCATCGATTTCCGCCGCGACATCCATGCCCATCCGGAACTGTCCTTCCAGGAGTTCGAGACCACCGACAAGATCGTCGCCCGTCTCGAGGCCGCAGGTCTCAGGCCCCAGCGTCTCGACGGCACCGGGGTCGTCTGCGAGGTCGGCGAGGGGCCGGTGGCCGTGGGACTGCGAGCCGATATCGACGCCCTGCCGGTCGATGACCTCATCGATGAGGAATTCCGTTCCACCGTTCCCGGCGTCGCCCATGCCTGCGGCCACGACGTCCACCTGACCTCGCTCATCGGCGCCGGCATCGCCCTGCAGAAGATCCATGAATCAAGGCCCGGCGGCCTCGGCGGTCGCGTGCGACTGATCTTTCAGCCCGGTGAGGAAGTCACCCCGGGCGGTGCGCTGCGCGTGATCTCCCAGGGCGTCCTCGACGATGTGCCCGAAGTCTATGCCGTTCACTGTGACCCGAACGTCGACATCGGCAAGGTCGGTTCGCGCATCGGCGCCATCACCGCTGCCGGCGACACGGTCATCATCCGTCTCTCCGGTCACGGCGGGCACACCTCCCGTCCCCATCTGACCGAAGACCTCGTCTATGCGCTCGGCAAGCTCGCCACCGACCTGCCCTCGACCCTGGGCCGGCTGATCGATCCGCGGCACGCGATCTCCCTGGTGTGGGGCGAGATCAGCGCCGGTCACGCCGCGAACGTCGTCCCCAGCGAGGGGATTCTGCGCGGAACCCTGCGCTGCCTCGACGTGGACGGCTGGAACCAGGTCGCCGAGGTGCTGCCCGAGCTCGTCGACCGCATCGCCGGACCGTACGGAGTCGAGGTCGACCTCGAACACCGCCGCGGTGTTCCTCCCGTGGTCAACACCGAAGACCAGGTCACCCTCATCGAATCCGCGGTCCGCGGTGAGCTCGGCGAGAACTCCGTGCAGCTGACCCCGCAGTCCATGGGCGGGGAGGACTTCGCCTGGTATCTCACACACTGCCCGGGAGCACTCATCCGGCTGGGCACGCGCACGCCCGGCGGAATCACCTACGACATCCACCAGGGTGATCTGCTCATCGACGAACGCGCTGTGGAGATCGCCGCCCGCGTATTCACCGCCACCGCTCTCAAGGTCCTCGACCGCGGCTGGTGA